In the Camelus bactrianus isolate YW-2024 breed Bactrian camel chromosome 17, ASM4877302v1, whole genome shotgun sequence genome, one interval contains:
- the OXTR gene encoding oxytocin receptor: protein MEGALASNWSAEAINGSAAPPGAQGNRTSGPPQRNEALARVEVAVLCLILFLALSGNACVLLALRTTRHKHSRLFFFMKHLSIADLVVAVFQVLPQLLWDITFRFYGPDLLCRLVKYLQVVGMFASTYLLLLMSLDRCLAICQPLRALRRRTDRLAVLATWLGCLVASTPQVHIFSLREVADGVFDCWAVFIQPWGPKAYITWITLAVYIVPVIVLAACYGLICFKIWQNLRLKTAAAAAEAAAGPEGAASGSEGRAALARVSSVKLISKAKIRTVKMTFIIVLAFIVCWTPFFFVQMWSVWDADAPKEASAFIIAMLLASLNSCCNPWIYMLFTGHLFHELVQRFLCCSSSRLKGGRPGETSVSKKSNSSTFVLSGHSSSQRSGSQLPTV from the exons ATGGAGGGGGCGCTTGCATCCAACTGGAGCGCCGAGGCGATCAACGGGAGCGCGGCGCCGCCGGGGGCCCAGGGCAACCGCACCTCCGGGCCGCCACAGCGTAACGAGGCCCTGGCGCGCGTGGAGGTGGCGGTGCTGTGCCTCATCCTCTTCCTGGCGCTCAGCGGCAACGCGTGCGTCTTGCTTGCATTGCGCACCACGCGCCACAAGCACTCGCGCCTCTTCTTCTTCATGAAGCACCTGAGCATAGCCGACTTGGTGGTGGCGGTATTCCAGGTGCTGCCGCAACTGCTGTGGGACATCACCTTCCGCTTCTACGGGCCCGACCTGCTGTGTCGCCTGGTCAAGTACCTGCAGGTGGTGGGCATGTTCGCCTCCACCTACCTGCTGCTGCTCATGTCGCTCGACCGCTGCCTGGCCATCTGCCAGCCTCTGCGCGCGCTGCGCCGCCGCACGGACCGCCTGGCCGTGCTCGCCACGTGGCTGGGCTGCCTGGTGGCCAGCACGCCTCAGGTGCACATCTTCTCGCTGCGCGAGGTGGCCGACGGCGTCTTCGACTGCTGGGCGGTCTTCATCCAGCCCTGGGGGCCCAAGGCCTACATCACGTGGATCACGCTCGCCGTCTACATCGTGCCTGTGATCGTGCTCGCCGCCTGCTACGGCCTCATCTGCTTCAAGATCTGGCAGAACTTGCGGCTGAAGACCGCGGCGGCTGCAGCCGAGGCGGCCGCGGGGCCCGAGGGCGCGGCGTCAGGCAGCGAGGGCCGCGCGGCTCTGGCACGCGTCAGCAGCGTCAAGCTCATCTCCAAGGCCAAGATTCGCACGGTCAAGATGACCTTCATCATCGTGCTGGCCTTCATCGTGTGCTGGACCCCATTCTTCTTCGTGCAGATGTGGAGCGTCTGGGACGCCGATGCACCCAAGGAAG CCTCAGCGTTCATCATTGCCATGCTCCTGGCCAGCCTCAACAGCTGCTGCAACCCCTGGATCTACATGCTCTTCACCGGCCACCTCTTCCACGAACTCGTCCAGCGCTTCCTCTGCTGCTCCTCCAGCCGCCTGAAGGGCGGCCGCCCTGGAGAGACGAGCGTCAGCAAAAAGAGCAACTCATCCACCTTTGTTCTGAGCGGGCACAGCTCCAGCCAGAGAAGCGGCTCGCAGCTGCCCACCGTGTGA